One genomic segment of Tiliqua scincoides isolate rTilSci1 chromosome 6, rTilSci1.hap2, whole genome shotgun sequence includes these proteins:
- the SPRY1 gene encoding protein sprouty homolog 1: MESQGQHGSGSSLVVLQQPSLDSRQRVDYERDVQPTAILSLDQIKSIGGSNEYTEGPSVVKKSAPRTVPRQEKHERTHEIIPINVNNNYEHRPSHLGHVLHQHNTRAPVLSRSTSTGSAASSGSNSSASSEQGLLLRSPPSRLGPGHRSERPIWTQPKPSSLIVDDLKSPLKEDLTQHKFICEQCGKCKCGECTAPRALPSCLACNRQCLCSAESMVEYSTCMCLVKGIFYHCSNDDEGDSYSDNPCSCSQSHCWSRYLCMGAMSLFLPCLLCYPPAKGCLKLCRGCYDWMNRPGCRCKNSNTVYCKLESCPSRGQGKNS, encoded by the coding sequence ATGGAGTCCCAAGGTCAACATGGCAGTGGCAGTTCATTAGTTGTCCTTCAACAGCCTTCTTTGGATAGCAGGCAAAGGGTGGACTATGAAAGAGATGTTCAGCCCACAGCTATCTTAtcgctggatcagatcaagagcATTGGGGGCAGCAACGAATACACCGAAGGTCCATCTGTGGTGAAAAAGTCTGCTCCACGGACAGTGCCCAGGCAAGAAAAACATGAAAGGACTCATGAAATAATACCAATTAATGTGAATAATAATTATGAGCACAGGCCCAGCCacctgggacatgtgctgcatcaacACAACACAAGGGCTCCTGTGTTGAGCAGATCCACGAGCACTGGGAGTGCAGCCAGTTCGGGGAGCAACAGCAGTGCTTCTTCGGAGCAGGGCCTGCTGCTAAGGTCGCCTCCATCTAGGCTAGGGCCTGGCCACAGATCTGAAAGGCCAATCTGGACGCAGCCCAAGCCGTCATCTCTGATTGTGGATGATCTGAAGAGTCCCTTGAAAGAGGACTTGACGCAGCACAAGTTTATCTGTGAACAATGTGGGAAGTGCAAATGTGGAGAGTGTACAGCGCCCAGGGCCTTGCCCTCCTGCTTGGCCTGCAACAGGCAATGCTTGTGCTCAGCCGAGAGCATGGTGGAATACAGCACCTGTATGTGCCTGGTCAAAGGGATCTTCTACCACTGTTCCAATGATGATGAAGGGGACTCTTATTCGGATAATCCTTGCTCTTGTTCCCAGTCACATTGCTGGTCTAGGTACTTGTGCATGGGAGCCATGTCCTTGTTTTTGCCTTGCTTGCTCTGTTATCCTCCCGCAAAAGGATGCCTAAAACTGTGCCGAGGATGTTATGACTGGATGAATCGTCCAGGTTGCCGTTGCAAGAACTCCAACACGGTTTATTGTAAGCTGGAAAGTTGCCCTTCTAGGGGTCAAGGCAAGAACTCATGA